In the Acidobacteriota bacterium genome, CGATGGACGCCCTCGTCGAGTCGCTCGAGGGGTTGCCCCACAACCGCCCCCTCTCGCGCGACGAGGTCTTCCGGGTCGATGCCGTCTCGGGGCTGAGCCTGAGGCTGCCGCGGGGGCTCCTCGAAGATCTCGACGCGCCCATGCGCCTGTACGCCCGGATCTTCGCCACCCTTTACCCGGCGCGCAACTATGAGGGGGCCTTCGAGCGGGACTTCCTCAGGAAGCACCCGCCCGACGCCGACGTCCCCTTTCTCGAGCTGTACCGTGGCTTCGTGGAGCCGAAGGAAGGGGATCGTCCCGCCGCCTTCCCCGATCCGGCCGAGACGGCCCCTGCCGGGAGCGACGTCGCGCGGGCCTCACGCCTGATGCGCGCGCTCCGGGACCTGATGACGGCGCGCGCCGCCGAAGCTCCGGGGGAGGAGCTGGCCCTCGACCCTGCGCGGCTCGAGGCGCTGCTCGCGGGAGTTCCCGAGCCCCGGTGGTCGGCCGGGGTGCTCTTCCAGATCGCCGCGGCCGACGCGGCGGCGATCGACGAGGGGCGCCACCGCATCGCCCTCAGCGCGGTTCTCAACGGCGCCGGCCTCGCCCAGGCGCGCTTCGCGTGGCTGCACGGCGGCGGGGTCCCGATCGACGAGAACCCGATCGTCCGCGAGCTCCGCGAGGCGTGGTCGTGCGTCGCCCGCGACGGGGCGATCGTCGCCGAGGTGACGTACAACCACCACGCGCGCACGGCGAACGCGGGGCTGCGCCTGCCGCTCTTCCGCCACGAGATCGAGATGCCGGGCGAGAGGGCCTCGCCGGGCTCGATCGCGATCCCGCTCAACGATCTCGTGGTCCGCTTCAGCACCTCGGTGCGGCGGTTCGTCCTGAGGTCCATCGCGCTCGACTCGGAGATCATCCCGGTGATCAGCAGCGGCGTGAACCCCGTGGGCATCACCTCGTTCATGGTCGACATCGGCTACCAGGGGATCCAGCCCGTCGGCCACTTCCCCGGCTTCGATGCGCCGGGGATCACGCGCTGGCCGCGCCTGACGTGCGGGCGCGTCGTCCTCTTCCGGGAGAAGTGGGTCTTCCGCCCCGGCGAGTGGCCCGGGGGAACGCGCGAGGGGGCGGTGGTCCGGGACGACGAGTACTTCCTCGAGGTCGCGCGCTGGAAGCGCCGCCACTCTCTGCCGCGCCACGTCTTCGCTCACACCACCGACGAGCCGAAGCCCCGCTACCTCGATCTCGACGCGCCGCTCTTCGTCGACCTGCTGAGACGATCGAGCGCGAGGATCCCGGAGCGGCCCGCCCCGACCCTCCACGTCACCGAGATGCTCCCGGGGCCCGGCGATCTGTGGATCGCGGACGCGCGGGGACACTACGCTTCGGAGTTCCTCGTGCAGATGCAGGGGCCGAAGGGCCTCTAGGAGGCGACGGCGATGGCCGCGTTCGCGTTTCACCCGTTGACACCCGATCGCCTCGGAGATTTCGAGGATCTGTTCGGGCCGAGGGGGGCGTGCGCGGGATGCTGGTGCATGTTCTGGCGGCTCACCCGGCCCGCGTGGGTGAAGGGGCAGGGGGAGGGAAACCGCCGCGCGATGCGGAAGATCGTGAGGGGCGGCGAGGCCCCCGGCGTCCTCGCCTACTCGGGGGACCGGGCCGTCGGCTGGTGCGCCGTGGCGCCCCGGGCGGCGCTCTCCGCGCTCGAGCGATCGCGCATCCTGAAGCCGGTGGATGAGCAGCCGGTCTGGTCGATCACCTGTTTCTTCGTCGCGAAGCCCTTCCGCCGGAAGGGGCTCACCGTGAAGCTCATCGAGGCCGCGGCGGCGCACGCAAAGAAGGGGGGCGCGAGGATCGTCGAAGGATATCCGGTCGAGCCCCGGAAGGGGGCGATGCCGGACGTCTTCGCCTTCATCGGCCTCGCGGCCGCCTTCCGGAAGGCCGGATTCACCGAGGTCGCGCGCCGGAGCGAGGCGCGCCCCATCATGCGGCGGATGATGCGTAAGCCGGCGCCGCGCGGATCAGTGCGACTGGCGTGACCCCGGAAAGATGTAGACGTTGCCGTTGTGCGCGGCGCTCACGATCGTCTCGCAGGCGGGCGCGTCCGACGCCCCGCGCCTGAAGAGGTGGTCCATCGTCTCCTGCGGCCCGAGCAGCCGCTCCACCTGCTGGTGGAGGTAGCCGCGCGCGAGATCCTTGTCGAGCGAGAAGAGGTCGAGGAGATCGAACGAGCCCTCGTCGCTCATGCGTCGCGTCTCATCCAGGAGGAACGTCTCCTCGACGATCGAGGCGTAGGCGCCGGCAGGCTCGCTGAGGGAGATCCCTCTCGACGAGAAGATGAAGCCAATCTTCTCGATGAAATCTCCCCGGGCTCCCGTGCGAATGGCGACGTCCTCGATGTACTCGGCAAGCGTCGTGTTCCGGTCTGCCATCTCGCCCTCCCCCCCGGACCCGTAACGTTACGCCGAAAGCCGCGTGGGTCAAGGGTTTCCGTCAGGCGGAAGATCCCGACACCCGCCGCATCCGTCAGGTCCTCTCCCGAATCTCCTGTCTAAGGAGCGATTCGAAACCGCCGGCGACGACGAGGCGCTGCGCCACGTCGCCGAGCGGCGAGAAGGGAAAAGTCTTCCCGTCCGCCTCGATGCGGGAGGCCGAGAAGTCCACGCGCGCCGCGAGCGAGGTGCGGACGGTGGGCTGCTTCAGCGCGGCGAAGCGCGCGCGGAGGAGGGTGACAAGCGGGGGGCACTCGATCACGACGTACCCGTTGTTGAAGGCGTTGCGCTTGTACGTCTGCGAGTAGCTCCCGGCGACGATCATGCGAAGCCCCCGGTACTTGAGCGCCGTCGCCGCCTGCTCGCGGGAAGAGCCCGAGCCGAAGTTCCACCCCGCCACGAGGATGTCGCCGTCGCGCGCGATCTCCTGGAACTTAGGGTCGTAGTTGAGCATCGCCTTCGTCCCCATGACGGCCGGAGGCATGTTGTCCACGTACGTGAAGTCCTTGCCGAAGATGCCGTCGGTGTTGAGGTTGTCCTTGTCGCAGAAGAGGAGCTCGCCGCGGATCTCGCGCGGAAATCCGGGAAGGATCTCGACGGCGCCGGGCGCCGCCGCGGGCGCGGGCACGCTGCGAATTTCCCCGACGAGCTTCGTGCTCGCGTACGGCGACGGCGAGGCGATGTAACCCGCGAGCGCCGAGGCCGCGACCACCTCGGGGCTGGCGAGGTACGCCTGCGAGTCGCGCGCGCCCATGCGCCCCTTGAAGTTCCTGTTCGTCGCCGAGATGGCGACTTCGCCGGGCTCGAGGACGCCGGTGCCGAGGCCGATGCAGGGTCCGCACCCCGAAGGCAGCGGGATGGCCCCGGCCGTCACGAGATCGTCCCAGAACCCCTGGGCTCGCGCCTGCCGCTCGACGTCCGCCGACGCGGCGGCGAGGTACATCTTCACGGTCGGCGCGATCTTCCGTCCCTTCACGACCCGCGCGGCCGCCGCGATGTCCTCGAGGCGGCTGTTCACGCACGAGAGGAGGTACGCCTTCTGCACGGCGACCTTCCGCCTCTCGATCTCCGGGAGGGGGGTGATCACCTTCACCTCATTCGGGCCGGCGACGTGCGGGACGACGCTTCCGAGATCGAGCGTCGCCTCGCGCGCGTAGAAGGCATCCTCGTCCGCGGCCGGGAATCCCGGCTCCATCCTCTCGAGGAGAGCGGGGGTCATCCGCGGGGCGGCGTCCCCGCGCTCGGCGAAGCGCCTCGCGCGCGACAGCAGGTACCGCCGCGTGACGGCGTCGTACGGGAAGATGCCGAGGAGAGCCCCCCACTCGGTCGTCATGTTCGCGATCGTCATGCGCTGGTCCATCGACAGGCCGGCGACGCCCGGGCCGGCGAACTCCACCGAGGCGTTGAGGACGTCGTCGTCCTTGAAGAGGCCGCACAGCGCGATGATGACGTCCTTGCCGACGACTCCGGGCTGGAGCGCGCCCGTGAGCGTCACCCGCACCGACTCCGGGACCTGCCACCACGTCCTCCCCGTCGCCCAGATCGCCGCGGCGTCGGTGCGGACCACGGGGGTGCCCGCGCACGCGAGAGCGCCGTACAGGTTGGAATGCGAATCGGAGCCGACGACGAAGGTGCCCGGGAGGGCGAAGCACTCCTCCGCCATGATCTGGTGCGCGATCCCCGTCCCCGGCGGGAAGAAGGCGAGGCCGTTCGCCCTCGCGAACGCCTCGATCTTCGCGTACTTGCCGAGGTTTTCGGGAGTCGTGTTCTGGATGTCGTGATCGATCGCGAGGACCGGCTGCGACGGATCGAAGACCTTCGGGGGCCGGCCGTCGAACATCGACACGAACTTCGGGATGACCGCCCCGGTGTTGTCGTGCGTCATGACGTGCTTCGGGCGGATCGTGACGAAGTCGTTCGCTCTCACCCGGCGATCGGCGGGCCACCCGGCCGCGTAGCCCTCCGTGATCTTCTCGAGCAGCGTCTGGCCAGCGGCCGAGTTCTTCCCCATGTCGTCGCGCTCCCAGGAGGGGCCCGCCCGCGAGCCGGGGGGCCGATGGAGTCGGTCGCCCGATCTTCGGCCCGGTGGCGCGGAGAGTCAATCCGCACCGGCCGCCGCGATGTGGGAGAATGCGCGGATGGCCGACGAGACCGAGATCCTGTACGACACCGACGCCTACCTTCGCGAGTTCGGCGCGCGGGTCGTGGCCCAGGAGGGGCAGAACATCGCCCTGGATCGAACGGCGTTCTATCCCGGAGGCGGCGGCCAGCCGTGCGACCGGGGGGCGCTCATCCACAGCGGGCAGGTCCACGCGGTCACCGAGGTGCGCCGCGCGGAGGGGGTCACGTGGCACACCATCCTCGGGATTCCGCTTCCCATCGGCGCGCGCGTCCTCGGCCATCTCGACTGGCAGCGCCGGCACGCGCTGATGCGCACGCACACCGCGCTCCACGTGATGAGCGCCGTCGTCTTCCGCGATTTCAAGAAGCAGGTCACGGGCGGCGACATGAAGCCGCTCGCGGGCCGGCTCGACTTCGAGTTCGAGGGGCTGACGCTCGACATCGCGAACGAGATCGAGCGCCGGATCAACGCCGAGGTGGCCGCCGCCCGCCCCGTCCGGGTCGCGATCCTGCCGCGCGAGGAGGCGCTCGCGATTCCGGATCTCATCCGCACGAAGGTGAACCTCCTCCCCGAGGGGATCACGAAGATCCGCGTGGTCGAGATCGTCGGGCTCGACCTTCAGGCGGACGGTGGGACGCACGTGGCCGTGACGAGCGAGATCGGAGCCGTCACGCTGGTGGGGCACGAGAGCAAGGGGCGCGTGAACAAGCGGCTCAGGATCGAGCTGGCTCCCGAGCCGGGGCCTCAGCCGACTCCGTGAGGTAGGCCAGCACGCCGCGAATCGACACGAGACCCACCGGGCGGCCTTCGCGAACGATCGGAACGTGGCGGACGCCGCGCACGGCCATGAGATGGATCGCGTACGCGAGCGGGTCGTCCTCGTGCAGCGCCGCGGGCGCCGCCGTCATGAGCGCACCGACCTTGACCGTGGCCGGATCGAGATCCCGGCCCGCCAGCTTCAGGAGCACGTCGCGCTCGGTGAAGATCCCGGCGAGCACCCCACCCTCGACGACGAGGACGCTTCCGTGGCGCCGCTCCTTCATCAGGCGCAGGGCCTCGGCGGCGGAGGCGTCGGGCGCCACGACGATCGGCGCCACCGGGCGCAGGGCGCTGAGGGGGTCCGAGAGGATGCGGCCCTGCATCCCGCCGCGCGGGCTGGGCACGCCGGCGTCGAGGAGGTCCTGGCCGCAACCGGCGCAGAGCTCGTCGCCTGCGACGTTCTCGAACTCGCACCCGGGACAGATCACGGCCATCTCAGCCTCCGTCCATCCGGTGAAGCGTCTGGTGGAGGCGCGGCGGGAGGTTCAGCACCTCGGTCGGGAAGTGCTCGGCGATGTAGACCACGACGTCCCGGGCCGACAGGAGCCCCGGGTCGCCTCCGTCGGAATGGACCAGCGGGATGTGCCGATACCCCTCGCGGGTCATGAGGCGGATCGCGTCGAGGACGCGATCGTCCGGCGTGAGCGTTCTCGGCCGGGGCGTCATGACCGTCTCGATGCGGGCCGCCCCGTCGACCGCGGCGAGATTCAGGCGGTTCACGATGTCCCGCTCGGTGAAGATCCCGGCGACGCGCGAACCCTCGCAGATCAGCGCGCACGGCCGCGACGCCCGCTGCATCGCCGCGATCACCTCGCGCACCGGCGTTCCGACTCGAACGACGATGGGTTCGGCGAGCGGCAGGTCGCGGATGAGGAGTCGGGGAAGGATTTCGTCGAGGGTCCGGGTCACGGGTCACCCCCTCGTCAGAGCGCGCCGCATTATACGTGAGATCCGCGGTCCGGTCAGCGTTTCTTCTGGCCTTTCTGCGCAGGCGCGTCGCCTCCCGGCGCGGGCGCGTCGAGAAGCGCCTCGAGCTTCGAGAGGTCGGCCGTCGGCCGCTCGCACGCGTGGTCGCGGCAGACGTAGGCCGCGCTCTTCCCGCCGAGGGGGGCCTGCGCCTTCACGAACGGGACCAGCGCCTCGAGCGCCGCGCCGGCCGCCCCCGGCTCGTGCAGCGCGACCACCGCGTCCGGCAGGAAGCGCTTCCGGATCGCGGCGAGCATCGCCTTCGTCTCCGGCGCGCCCCTCTCCCCCGCGATCACGATCTCGCGCGTCGGACCGACCGCGAAATCGAGGGCCATCAGGAAGTAGGGGTACCCCGCCGGGTAGCGGGTCACGTCGGCCGCGAAGGCGCGGACGATCTCCCGCGCACGGGCCTCGAGGTCGGAGTCGGCCGTGAGATCGGCGAGCTTCAGGAGCCACAGCGCCGCCACCGAGTTCCCGGAGGGCTGCGCGCCGTCGTAGATCTCCTTCGTCGCCACGATGAGCTTTTCGCCGTCGCGCCCCACGAGCGTGAGCGCCCCGTCGGCGTCGTCCCTGAAGAGGCGGATCATGTCGCGCGCCAGCCGCTGCGACTCGGCGAGCCAGCGCGGATCGAGCGTCGCCTCGTAGAGGTCGAGAAGCCCCTGCCCGAAGCAGGCGTAGTCGTCGAGGAAGGCGGGGATGTCCGACGAGCCGTCGCGGTAACGGTGCAGGAGGCGCCCGTCGCGCTGGAGCGACGCGAGCACGAAATCGGCCGCCTCGGCCGCCGCGCGCGCGTAGGCCGGGTCGTCGAGCACCGTGGATCCGTAGGCGAGCGAGGAGATCATCATGCCGTTCCAGTCCGTGAGAACCTTGTCGTCGAGGTGGGGCCGCACGCGCTTGCCGCGGGCCGCGAGGAGCTTCCGCCTCCCGTCGGCGAGAATCCTCTCGACGGCCGCCGGGTCGGCGCCAATCGCCGAGCCGGCCTGAGCCACCGTGCGATCGACGTGGAGGATGCTGGCCCCTCCCTCGAAGTTCCCGCGGTCGGTCACGCCGTAGTAGGCGCCGAACGCCTTCGCGGCGTCGGCGCCGAGGAGCGCCCGGATCTCCGCCGGCTTGAAGACGTAGAAGAGCCCCTCCTCCCCCTCGCTGTCGGCGTCCTCCGCCGAGTGAAACCCCCCGCGCG is a window encoding:
- a CDS encoding lantibiotic dehydratase translates to MTETALLRVCTLPFETLAPFGAAGAREAAAGVVALEGALATEAAGIAEALGSAAGVKQDDAGPGKAKERHALIALRRAVHNGRPIRDADIASAGASLPEPLAARVRARAEATGRLAELLDAFRAAYTEGLHRARGHLASLAADPLVDEGLRLVSRSLVDRVRALARRDARAWGHDERHAAAKTIAYVARFATKTSPNALFCATSPARFAPGPIEILGRPEVARLDVILNVFEAGKITACLAVDPGIRSAIVPRPNGTLRRDGEAWTFWKFASSRNPTEDEVLCRVKDHPVMRLFLEEAREGTRSLPDLVEVVRAREGIPAADLERFLQGLVDRGILVAEIEIPYNERRPLRELAAAVAARGGAPPWLPELLRIEDAVDSLPLRRPAERAATMDALVESLEGLPHNRPLSRDEVFRVDAVSGLSLRLPRGLLEDLDAPMRLYARIFATLYPARNYEGAFERDFLRKHPPDADVPFLELYRGFVEPKEGDRPAAFPDPAETAPAGSDVARASRLMRALRDLMTARAAEAPGEELALDPARLEALLAGVPEPRWSAGVLFQIAAADAAAIDEGRHRIALSAVLNGAGLAQARFAWLHGGGVPIDENPIVRELREAWSCVARDGAIVAEVTYNHHARTANAGLRLPLFRHEIEMPGERASPGSIAIPLNDLVVRFSTSVRRFVLRSIALDSEIIPVISSGVNPVGITSFMVDIGYQGIQPVGHFPGFDAPGITRWPRLTCGRVVLFREKWVFRPGEWPGGTREGAVVRDDEYFLEVARWKRRHSLPRHVFAHTTDEPKPRYLDLDAPLFVDLLRRSSARIPERPAPTLHVTEMLPGPGDLWIADARGHYASEFLVQMQGPKGL
- a CDS encoding GNAT family N-acetyltransferase, which encodes MAAFAFHPLTPDRLGDFEDLFGPRGACAGCWCMFWRLTRPAWVKGQGEGNRRAMRKIVRGGEAPGVLAYSGDRAVGWCAVAPRAALSALERSRILKPVDEQPVWSITCFFVAKPFRRKGLTVKLIEAAAAHAKKGGARIVEGYPVEPRKGAMPDVFAFIGLAAAFRKAGFTEVARRSEARPIMRRMMRKPAPRGSVRLA
- the lysF gene encoding homoaconitase, with the protein product MGKNSAAGQTLLEKITEGYAAGWPADRRVRANDFVTIRPKHVMTHDNTGAVIPKFVSMFDGRPPKVFDPSQPVLAIDHDIQNTTPENLGKYAKIEAFARANGLAFFPPGTGIAHQIMAEECFALPGTFVVGSDSHSNLYGALACAGTPVVRTDAAAIWATGRTWWQVPESVRVTLTGALQPGVVGKDVIIALCGLFKDDDVLNASVEFAGPGVAGLSMDQRMTIANMTTEWGALLGIFPYDAVTRRYLLSRARRFAERGDAAPRMTPALLERMEPGFPAADEDAFYAREATLDLGSVVPHVAGPNEVKVITPLPEIERRKVAVQKAYLLSCVNSRLEDIAAAARVVKGRKIAPTVKMYLAAASADVERQARAQGFWDDLVTAGAIPLPSGCGPCIGLGTGVLEPGEVAISATNRNFKGRMGARDSQAYLASPEVVAASALAGYIASPSPYASTKLVGEIRSVPAPAAAPGAVEILPGFPREIRGELLFCDKDNLNTDGIFGKDFTYVDNMPPAVMGTKAMLNYDPKFQEIARDGDILVAGWNFGSGSSREQAATALKYRGLRMIVAGSYSQTYKRNAFNNGYVVIECPPLVTLLRARFAALKQPTVRTSLAARVDFSASRIEADGKTFPFSPLGDVAQRLVVAGGFESLLRQEIRERT
- a CDS encoding alanyl-tRNA editing protein; this translates as MADETEILYDTDAYLREFGARVVAQEGQNIALDRTAFYPGGGGQPCDRGALIHSGQVHAVTEVRRAEGVTWHTILGIPLPIGARVLGHLDWQRRHALMRTHTALHVMSAVVFRDFKKQVTGGDMKPLAGRLDFEFEGLTLDIANEIERRINAEVAAARPVRVAILPREEALAIPDLIRTKVNLLPEGITKIRVVEIVGLDLQADGGTHVAVTSEIGAVTLVGHESKGRVNKRLRIELAPEPGPQPTP
- a CDS encoding CBS domain-containing protein, giving the protein MAVICPGCEFENVAGDELCAGCGQDLLDAGVPSPRGGMQGRILSDPLSALRPVAPIVVAPDASAAEALRLMKERRHGSVLVVEGGVLAGIFTERDVLLKLAGRDLDPATVKVGALMTAAPAALHEDDPLAYAIHLMAVRGVRHVPIVREGRPVGLVSIRGVLAYLTESAEAPAREPARS
- a CDS encoding CBS domain-containing protein, encoding MTRTLDEILPRLLIRDLPLAEPIVVRVGTPVREVIAAMQRASRPCALICEGSRVAGIFTERDIVNRLNLAAVDGAARIETVMTPRPRTLTPDDRVLDAIRLMTREGYRHIPLVHSDGGDPGLLSARDVVVYIAEHFPTEVLNLPPRLHQTLHRMDGG
- a CDS encoding thioredoxin domain-containing protein, whose amino-acid sequence is MTDTKKPAPPTARKANRLAREKSPYLLQHAFNPVDWYPWGEEAFRTAREKGRPIFLSIGYSTCHWCHVMERESFENEEVAAYLNENFVAIKVDREERPDVDAIYMSAVQAMTGSGGWPLSVFLAHDLKPFYGGTYFPPDDRFGRPGFLSLLHRLRGVWDTQADKIGASGAQILAALEREPRKGAAPELGRDTLARGRDLLAGGFDPQHGGFSGPPKFPRAHEISFLLRQLRRAPDDTTLGMITTTLDAMADGGIHDQLGGGFHRYSTDALWLVPHFEKMLYDQALLSRAYLEAHLVTGRAAYAGVARDIFTYVLRDLRDARGGFHSAEDADSEGEEGLFYVFKPAEIRALLGADAAKAFGAYYGVTDRGNFEGGASILHVDRTVAQAGSAIGADPAAVERILADGRRKLLAARGKRVRPHLDDKVLTDWNGMMISSLAYGSTVLDDPAYARAAAEAADFVLASLQRDGRLLHRYRDGSSDIPAFLDDYACFGQGLLDLYEATLDPRWLAESQRLARDMIRLFRDDADGALTLVGRDGEKLIVATKEIYDGAQPSGNSVAALWLLKLADLTADSDLEARAREIVRAFAADVTRYPAGYPYFLMALDFAVGPTREIVIAGERGAPETKAMLAAIRKRFLPDAVVALHEPGAAGAALEALVPFVKAQAPLGGKSAAYVCRDHACERPTADLSKLEALLDAPAPGGDAPAQKGQKKR